Proteins encoded in a region of the Cloacibacillus sp. genome:
- a CDS encoding mechanosensitive ion channel family protein, which produces MNVNLEGIPAMLQKVTFASLLPALIYLVAGVVIIRLLMSAASKALARSSVEKTLHKFLLTIVRLVLYFVLFMTVAGALGIQITSFVAILSVAGLALSLSLQGVLANLSSGIMLLSVKPFKVGDYVEVGGVSGTVDEIGFIYTRVSTVDNRLIFIPNSEVSSSKITNFTSETKRRVDFLFKASYDSPAEAVKAAVMDAAARFPQIMAEPAPFVRVSAYGESAVEYAARFWCATGDYWDIYHGIMEALPAEYKKHGVSMSYPHLNVHVTRNESDDN; this is translated from the coding sequence ATGAATGTAAACCTTGAAGGAATACCGGCAATGCTCCAAAAGGTGACCTTTGCCTCCCTGCTTCCCGCGCTCATTTATCTTGTTGCGGGAGTCGTCATAATACGCCTCCTCATGTCCGCCGCGTCGAAAGCGCTTGCGCGCTCCTCCGTTGAAAAGACGCTGCACAAGTTCCTGCTTACGATAGTAAGGCTCGTGCTATATTTCGTGCTCTTCATGACCGTGGCGGGCGCGCTTGGGATACAGATAACGTCATTCGTCGCAATACTGAGCGTGGCCGGACTGGCGCTGTCGCTGTCGTTGCAGGGCGTCCTTGCGAACCTGTCCAGCGGCATCATGCTTCTTTCGGTGAAGCCCTTCAAAGTCGGGGATTACGTCGAGGTGGGCGGAGTCTCCGGCACTGTGGACGAGATAGGCTTTATCTACACCCGCGTCTCCACGGTGGACAACAGACTTATCTTTATACCAAACAGCGAAGTCTCCAGCTCGAAGATAACAAACTTCACCAGCGAGACGAAACGCCGCGTCGATTTCCTCTTTAAAGCCTCCTACGATTCTCCGGCTGAGGCGGTAAAGGCGGCCGTAATGGACGCGGCGGCGCGCTTTCCGCAGATAATGGCGGAACCCGCGCCCTTTGTGCGCGTCAGCGCCTACGGAGAGTCGGCGGTGGAATACGCGGCGCGCTTCTGGTGTGCCACAGGCGACTACTGGGATATTTATCACGGCATCATGGAGGCGCTGCCGGCGGAGTACAAAAAGCACGGCGTCAGCATGAGCTACCCGCACCTGAACGTGCATGTTACGCGAAACGAGAGCGACGATAATTAA